The Eurosta solidaginis isolate ZX-2024a chromosome 4, ASM4086904v1, whole genome shotgun sequence genome includes a window with the following:
- the LOC137247573 gene encoding uncharacterized protein: MNRKIFNKLLRKEKAVYDETVNKFRRLNDSSRVVSDDIPSTSREADIGLNESSKVGSDDIPSTSRDTFIFRVASDDEPLPNAEPTTFDLNIDEEYIDSDSDSERFLFDDDELVESLEETLSLTDRIRSALKGWAIRQKTTQISLTDLLRSLEGAGLKGLPLDARTVMGTSREAVYIRPFPEGELLYLGMQYNFAFEEFNFLQDLERISIDVGIDGLKIFKNSNRALWPILGHVVEFPKSRPFFMACYSGMSKPPDVNSFLLEFCAEVNNLRQNGVKVGSAEVLKEFDIRLFTCDSPARSFVTGVKSHTGARSCPKCEQVGQRFGARMSFSQVVAEPRTDISFKNRVDMQHHLDQFRDNENVLESVNIDMVSQFPLEPMHLVDLGVMKKLLEKLVTRGNVTRMNAKLKFLNSYVPSEFPRRSRDLDQVKNWKSTEYRQFLLYSGLFVLKDCIPDNLYSHFLLLHCGIRLLSCEKSCRVESNVANEMLEEFVRVFAELYGADFVSFNVHGLLHLTDCVKQFGPLDKFSAYKFENYMQYIKKMINSPNNILQQLFLRIEERRNFTDFSKISSMDKFVISSTKDRDSFFYSSKMGSLKIVNQQSEGNTFNVVILTQVADVFREPIVSSSGLGILVGQIIDESIYSISKEDLDFKYFAIPVGNKFILVPLLHNLFYNFS, from the coding sequence ATGAATAGGAAAATATTTAACAAACTTTTGAGGAAGGAGAAGGCAGTTTATGATGAAACTGTAAACAAGTTTCGTAGGCTCAACGACTCTTCTAGAGTAGTTAGTGATGATATACCATCAACTAGTAGGGAAGCAGATATAGGCCTTAACGAATCTTCCAAAGTAGGCAGTGATGATATACCATCTACTAGCAGGGATACTTTTATTTTCAGAGTAGCAAGCGATGATGAGCCACTTCCCAATGCGGAGCCCACTACTTTTGACTTAAATATTGACGAAGAATATATCGATAGCGATAGCGACAGTGAGAGGTTTTTATTTGACGACGATGAGTTGGTAGAAAGTTTGGAGGAGACATTAAGCCTCACAGACAGAATACGATCAGCGTTGAAAGGTTGGGCGATCCGGCAAAAAACAACTCAAATCAGCCTTACCGACCTTCTACGTTCCCTGGAGGGCGCCGGACTCAAAGGACTACCGTTAGATGCTCGAACAGTTATGGGAACAAGTAGGGAAGCAGTTTATATTAGACCTTTTCCCGAGGGGGAGCTATTGTATTTGGGAATGCAGTACAATTTCGCATTTGaagaatttaattttttacaaGACTTGGAACGGATTTCCATAGATGTAGGCATAGACGgactgaaaattttcaaaaattctaatAGGGCATTATGGCCAATTTTAGGTCACGTAGTAGAGTTTCCCAAATCAAGGCCCTTTTTCATGGCTTGCTACTCAGGAATGAGTAAGCCGCCGGACGTAAATAGTTTTTTATTGGAATTTTGCGCAGAAGTAAATAATTTACGTCAGAACGGAGTAAAGGTAGGATCCGCTGAAGTTTTAAAAGAATTTGATATAAGGCTTTTCACTTGCGATTCACCAGCACGATCTTTTGTAACTGGTGTCAAGTCGCACACGGGGGCAAGAAGCTGCCCTAAATGTGAACAAGTAGGTCAGAGGTTCGGAGCTAGGATGAGCTTTTCTCAAGTTGTAGCAGAACCCAGAACAGATATTTCTTTTAAGAATAGAGTAGATATGCAACATCATTTAGATCAATTTAGGGATAATGAAAATGTGTTAGAATCCGTAAATATTGACATGGTTTCTCAGTTCCCTTTAGAACCTATGCATTTAGTGGACTTAGGAGTAATGAAGAAACTACTTGAAAAGCTTGTAACAAGAGGGAACGTAACAAGAATGAATGCAAAATTGAAGTTTCTCAACAGTTACGTTCCCTCTGAATTCCCTAGACGCAGCCGAGatttagatcaagtaaaaaaCTGGAAGTCAACAGAATACCGCCAATTTTTATTGTATTCAGGCTTGTTCGTTTTAAAAGACTGCATTCCAGACAACCTGTATTCTCACTTTTTGCTATTACATTGCGGTATTAGACTTCTCTCTTGTGAGAAGTCTTGTAGAGTAGAATCCAATGTCGCGAATGAAATGTTAGAAGAATTTGTTAGAGTGTTTGCTGAATTATACGGTGCGGATTTTGTTAGTTTTAATGTTCACGGGCTTTTACATTTAACTGATTGCGTTAAACAGTTCGGTCCACTAGATAAATTTTCAGCATATAAATTCGAAAATTATATGCAATATattaagaaaatgattaataGTCCAAATAATATACTGCAGCAATTATTTTTAAGAATTGAAGAAAGGCGCAATTTTACGGATTTCAGCAAAATTTCAAGTATGGATAAATTTGTTATAAGTTCTACCAAAGACAGGGATAGTTTTTTTTATAGCAGTAAAATGGGTTCCCTAAAAATAGTCAACCAACAGAGCGAAGGAAACACTTTTAATGTTGTAATTTTGACACAAGTTGCAGACGTTTTTAGAGAGCCCATTGTTTCCTCATCTGGATTAGGTATTTTAGTAGGTCAGATTATAGATGAGAGCATTTATAGCATAAGTAAGGAAGACCTAGACTTTAAGTATTTTGCAATCCCAGTaggtaataaatttattttagtgCCAT